One window of the Allosaccharopolyspora coralli genome contains the following:
- a CDS encoding SanA/YdcF family protein, with product MIVLALAVVLAIGTVALGLPALWVRRAEASRLRTVGDVPAADVALVLGAGVRFNGFPTPILQGRLDVARRLYSAGKVQRILVSGSPESRGHSEPVSMRNYLLSHAVPDECIIVDETGRDTWLSCRAAVDMGLREVTVVTSDFHLPRAVLLCLRAGLDAYGVGHDSRAAGLPRATARGSRREVLATAKAFWWRR from the coding sequence GTGATCGTCCTCGCACTCGCCGTCGTGCTCGCCATCGGCACCGTCGCTCTCGGGCTCCCCGCACTGTGGGTCCGCCGAGCCGAGGCGTCGCGGCTCCGGACCGTCGGCGACGTGCCCGCGGCGGACGTCGCGCTGGTCCTCGGTGCCGGAGTGCGGTTCAACGGCTTCCCGACTCCGATCCTGCAGGGTCGCCTGGATGTCGCACGCCGGTTGTACTCGGCGGGCAAGGTGCAGCGCATTCTCGTCAGCGGCAGCCCGGAATCACGCGGGCACAGCGAGCCGGTCTCGATGAGGAACTATCTGCTCTCCCACGCGGTACCGGACGAATGCATCATTGTGGACGAAACGGGCCGGGACACGTGGCTGTCCTGCCGGGCGGCCGTGGACATGGGGCTCAGGGAAGTCACCGTCGTCACCAGCGATTTCCACCTTCCGCGCGCCGTGCTGCTGTGCCTGCGAGCCGGCCTGGACGCCTACGGCGTGGGCCACGACTCGCGAGCGGCCGGGCTGCCACGAGCGACCGCTCGCGGCAGCCGCCGCGAAGTTCTCGCCACCGCCAAGGCCTTCTGGTGGCGCCGCTGA
- a CDS encoding alkaline phosphatase D family protein, which yields MSESTPSRPASPVSRRSVLLGGAAALGATALGGSTLAHALPGAGAGRLAEPFTLGVASGDPLPDGVVLWTRLAPTPTADDGKGGMPDKVVPVQWEIAEDERFSKIVQKGTADAAPEMGHSVHVEPEGLRAGAEYFYRFKAGNAVSPVGRTRTAPAPDAMDELTMCFTSCSHFGQGYFTAYRRMAEDQPGLILHLGDYQYEYAAQDDDVRKVLGPETRTLANYRQRHAQYKTDEDLQLAHATAPWLVVWDDHELENNWADETPEDPDEGFRKRREAAFQAYYENMPLRVGSKPAGIDLQLYRRIRWGALANFHMLDTRQYRDDQACGDGVQDGCDARLDEGRSITGPEQEKWITDGFGSSEAKWDVLGQQVIFSKIDLTPGKEEGYNMDAWDGYVANRDRIASAMADSNVQNGVVLTGDVHRHWAAEILRTHDDAESTPAGVEFVSTSVSSGGDGDDDGKEDVLKENPHVKFHRNRRGYIRTKFTASELRADYRVLPSVTKKDAKASTAASFVVEDGTPRLNEA from the coding sequence ATGTCCGAGTCCACACCGTCCCGTCCCGCGTCCCCGGTGTCCCGCCGCTCCGTCCTGCTCGGCGGAGCCGCAGCGCTGGGCGCCACCGCGCTCGGCGGCTCGACACTCGCGCACGCCCTCCCCGGAGCGGGTGCCGGTCGGCTCGCCGAGCCGTTCACCCTCGGCGTCGCCTCCGGCGATCCGCTGCCGGACGGCGTCGTGCTCTGGACCCGGCTCGCGCCGACGCCGACCGCCGACGACGGCAAGGGCGGTATGCCGGACAAGGTCGTACCGGTGCAGTGGGAGATCGCCGAGGACGAGCGGTTCAGCAAGATCGTCCAGAAGGGCACCGCCGACGCCGCACCCGAGATGGGCCACAGCGTGCACGTCGAACCGGAAGGGCTCCGGGCCGGGGCGGAGTACTTCTACCGCTTCAAGGCCGGGAATGCCGTCTCCCCCGTCGGCCGCACCCGGACCGCACCCGCGCCGGACGCGATGGACGAGCTGACGATGTGCTTCACCTCGTGCTCGCACTTCGGCCAGGGCTACTTCACCGCCTACCGGCGGATGGCCGAGGACCAGCCGGGGCTGATCCTGCACCTCGGCGATTACCAGTACGAGTACGCCGCGCAGGACGACGACGTCCGCAAGGTCCTCGGCCCGGAAACGAGGACGCTGGCCAACTACCGGCAACGCCACGCGCAGTACAAGACGGACGAGGATCTCCAGCTCGCGCACGCGACCGCGCCCTGGCTCGTGGTCTGGGACGACCACGAACTCGAGAACAATTGGGCGGACGAGACTCCGGAAGACCCGGACGAAGGATTCCGCAAGCGCCGCGAAGCCGCGTTCCAGGCCTACTACGAGAACATGCCGCTGCGGGTCGGCTCGAAGCCCGCTGGGATCGACCTGCAGCTCTACCGCCGCATCCGGTGGGGCGCGCTGGCGAACTTCCACATGCTCGATACCCGCCAGTACCGCGACGATCAGGCCTGCGGTGACGGCGTGCAGGACGGCTGCGACGCGCGTCTCGACGAGGGCCGGTCGATCACCGGGCCCGAGCAGGAGAAGTGGATCACCGACGGGTTCGGCTCGTCGGAGGCCAAGTGGGACGTCCTCGGCCAGCAGGTGATCTTCTCGAAGATCGACCTCACTCCCGGCAAGGAGGAGGGCTACAACATGGACGCCTGGGACGGCTATGTCGCCAACCGCGACCGGATCGCCTCGGCGATGGCCGACAGCAACGTGCAGAACGGCGTGGTTCTCACCGGTGACGTGCACCGGCACTGGGCGGCGGAGATCCTGCGCACCCACGACGACGCCGAGTCCACTCCGGCCGGTGTCGAGTTCGTCTCGACCTCCGTCAGCAGCGGCGGCGACGGGGACGACGACGGCAAGGAAGACGTGCTCAAGGAGAACCCGCACGTCAAGTTCCACCGCAACCGTCGCGGCTACATCCGGACGAAGTTCACCGCGTCGGAACTGCGCGCCGACTACCGGGTGCTGCCCTCGGTGACGAAGAAGGACGCGAAGGCGTCGACGGCGGCGTCGTTCGTCGTCGAGGACGGCACGCCCCGGCTGAACGAGGCGTGA